A region of Malaciobacter marinus DNA encodes the following proteins:
- the fmt gene encoding methionyl-tRNA formyltransferase gives MSKKIVFMGTPDYATIIFDKLIKNDSYEIVSLFTQPDKKVGRKQILTPPHIKKYCIDNSIDLPIYQPITLKNNIEMVDVLKNLNPDFIIVAAYGQILPKEILNIAPCINLHASILPKYRGASPIQESILNDDKYTGVTSMLMEEGLDSGDLLGMQYLKLTENMLVDEVFNKLSNIAASLTITTLDNYEKIQAKKQNNSEVSFCKKIRKDDGLVSLFDSKKLYLKYKAYCFWPGIFLQSGLKLKEVELNETTSSNKEGKILNINENFAIIACAKGSIKVTTVQAPSKKAVHITDYLRGKRLTVNDTLI, from the coding sequence ATGTCTAAAAAAATTGTATTTATGGGAACACCAGATTATGCAACGATAATCTTTGATAAGCTAATAAAAAATGATTCATATGAAATTGTATCTTTATTTACTCAACCTGATAAAAAAGTTGGAAGAAAGCAGATTTTAACACCTCCTCATATTAAAAAATATTGTATTGACAATAGTATTGATTTACCAATTTATCAACCAATAACACTAAAAAACAATATTGAAATGGTAGATGTTTTAAAAAACTTAAATCCTGATTTTATAATTGTTGCAGCTTATGGACAAATTTTACCAAAAGAGATTTTGAATATTGCTCCTTGCATAAACCTACATGCTTCTATTTTACCAAAGTATAGAGGAGCAAGTCCTATACAAGAATCAATTTTAAATGATGATAAATATACTGGTGTAACTTCAATGCTTATGGAAGAAGGACTTGATAGTGGAGATCTTCTTGGAATGCAGTATTTAAAATTGACAGAAAATATGCTAGTTGATGAAGTATTTAATAAATTGTCAAATATAGCTGCAAGTTTAACAATTACAACACTTGATAATTATGAAAAAATCCAAGCTAAAAAACAGAATAATTCAGAAGTTAGTTTTTGTAAAAAAATTAGAAAAGATGATGGATTAGTATCTCTTTTTGATTCAAAAAAACTTTATTTGAAATATAAAGCTTACTGTTTTTGGCCAGGAATTTTTTTACAAAGTGGTTTAAAACTAAAAGAAGTAGAATTAAATGAAACTACTTCATCAAACAAAGAAGGAAAAATTTTAAATATTAATGAAAATTTTGCAATTATAGCTTGTGCTAAAGGTTCAATAAAAGTGACTACAGTTCAAGCTCCTTCAAAAAAAGCTGTACATATTACAGATTACTTAAGAGGAAAGAGGTTAACTGTAAATGATACTTTAATCTAA
- a CDS encoding biotin--[acetyl-CoA-carboxylase] ligase, producing the protein MKIIKLKEVDSTHTYLKEYIKNINNFEPTCIITNFQTNGVGSRGNSWSGVEGNLFFSFAFEKEQLTNDLPLQSCSIYFSYLLKSILKNKGSKVWIKWPNDFYIDNKKIGGTITTISNNIVLCGIGLNLKLVNNEFGKLDINIDIDKTLGEYFNNIENKISWKQIFSDFKVEFQNSRKFHVTINNKKKSLEKAILNSDGSINIDKKKVFSLR; encoded by the coding sequence ATGAAAATTATAAAGTTAAAAGAAGTAGATTCTACACATACATATTTAAAAGAGTACATAAAAAATATCAATAATTTTGAACCTACATGTATAATAACTAATTTTCAAACTAATGGAGTAGGTAGTAGAGGAAATAGTTGGAGTGGAGTTGAGGGAAATTTATTTTTTTCTTTTGCTTTTGAAAAAGAACAATTAACAAATGATTTGCCACTTCAAAGTTGTTCAATTTATTTTTCATATTTATTAAAAAGTATATTGAAAAATAAAGGCTCAAAAGTTTGGATAAAATGGCCTAATGATTTTTATATAGATAATAAAAAAATAGGTGGTACAATTACTACTATATCCAATAATATAGTACTTTGTGGGATAGGTTTGAATTTAAAACTTGTTAATAACGAGTTTGGTAAATTAGATATTAATATTGATATTGATAAAACACTTGGTGAGTATTTTAATAATATAGAAAATAAGATTTCATGGAAGCAAATTTTTAGTGATTTTAAGGTAGAATTTCAAAATAGTAGAAAATTCCACGTTACAATCAATAATAAGAAAAAATCATTAGAAAAAGCTATTTTAAATAGTGATGGTTCTATAAATATAGATAAAAAAAAGGTTTTTAGTTTACGATGA
- a CDS encoding AEC family transporter, translating to MLDPVLPIAIYLLLGYLFKIYFKDNSKELIEFIIYFSLPAIVFNKIYNLELTFEIFKLIVMFNAIIFLNLILAFLLGKLLKLDKKLLATFVIIATFGNTSFIGFSYIDAFYGQDYVVYALIYDLFGSFLILVSLGMIIINWGSGQQVNFRAILKSVLYFPPIVMFFITIFTKLFEVPIFIINTTETLGATLVPLAMIAIGMKLQIKNIFYKFKAVFIAMFLKMIIIPIIVYLAFLIFYNVDDTWSKVTIVEAAMPPMTMAVVLAIKGGLDETFAINALVLGVLGSLLTVTGFYYFLA from the coding sequence ATGTTAGATCCAGTTTTACCAATAGCCATCTACTTATTACTTGGTTATTTATTTAAAATATATTTTAAAGATAATTCAAAAGAGTTAATCGAGTTTATCATTTACTTTTCACTTCCTGCAATTGTATTTAATAAAATCTACAACTTAGAATTAACCTTTGAAATATTTAAATTAATAGTTATGTTTAATGCAATAATATTTTTAAACCTTATACTCGCATTTTTACTTGGTAAACTTTTAAAACTTGATAAAAAGCTACTTGCCACATTTGTTATTATTGCTACTTTTGGTAATACCTCATTTATCGGCTTTTCATATATTGATGCTTTTTATGGACAAGATTATGTAGTTTATGCCCTAATTTATGATTTATTTGGTTCATTTTTAATATTAGTTAGTTTAGGAATGATAATTATAAACTGGGGTAGTGGACAGCAGGTTAATTTTAGAGCAATTTTAAAAAGCGTTTTATATTTCCCTCCTATAGTTATGTTTTTTATTACTATTTTTACTAAACTATTTGAGGTTCCTATTTTTATTATAAATACAACTGAAACCTTAGGTGCGACGCTTGTTCCTCTTGCTATGATTGCAATAGGAATGAAACTTCAAATAAAAAATATTTTTTATAAATTTAAAGCTGTTTTTATTGCCATGTTCTTAAAAATGATTATTATTCCAATAATAGTATATTTAGCTTTTTTAATATTTTATAATGTTGATGATACTTGGAGTAAAGTTACAATAGTTGAAGCAGCTATGCCACCTATGACAATGGCTGTTGTTTTAGCTATTAAAGGTGGACTTGATGAAACTTTTGCAATAAATGCTTTGGTATTAGGAGTTTTAGGAAGTTTATTAACAGTTACTGGCTTTTATTACTTTTTAGCATAG
- a CDS encoding F0F1 ATP synthase subunit delta, protein MIDLVAKRYVKALLDGRDIDSITALSKELREISSAYNDAKFIAIISSTEVKNNDKVELIISLVDNCSDTLQNLIKLLSNNKRLDIIPVIADELEAQLAVMNNSYNGVIYTNKELAAEYISSIEKEFSKKFNVDLSLSQNICDYNGIKVDIDGLGVEISFSKDRLKSQMIDHILKAV, encoded by the coding sequence ATGATTGATTTAGTAGCAAAAAGATATGTAAAAGCTTTATTAGATGGAAGAGATATTGATTCTATAACTGCTCTTAGCAAAGAATTGAGAGAAATTTCTTCAGCTTATAATGATGCTAAATTTATAGCTATTATATCATCTACTGAAGTAAAAAATAATGATAAAGTTGAGTTAATTATCTCACTTGTAGATAATTGTAGTGATACTTTACAAAATCTTATTAAATTACTAAGTAATAACAAAAGATTAGATATTATTCCTGTAATTGCAGATGAGTTAGAAGCTCAACTTGCTGTTATGAATAACTCGTATAATGGAGTAATTTATACAAATAAAGAGTTAGCTGCAGAATATATTTCATCAATTGAAAAAGAGTTTAGTAAAAAATTTAATGTAGATTTATCATTGTCACAAAATATTTGTGATTATAATGGTATTAAAGTTGATATTGATGGACTTGGGGTTGAAATATCTTTTTCAAAAGATAGATTGAAATCTCAAATGATTGATCATATTTTAAAAGCAGTTTAG
- a CDS encoding F0F1 ATP synthase subunit B has translation MKKILLLGLALSPIALLASGEGAETDYDIIQRTVNFIIFAGILWYLLADKIKAFFADRSLSVQAELDKVQDTLKASQSKIDSANKQLEEAKVLAAEIVENAKTDVDSIKQKVAATVDAEIAQLEKNFDEKINIEVRKAKKEVVAEVLEELFNSGDVELTQEELSNIVLKKVA, from the coding sequence GTGAAAAAAATATTATTATTAGGTTTAGCTTTAAGTCCAATTGCGTTACTTGCTAGTGGTGAAGGTGCGGAAACTGATTACGATATTATTCAAAGAACCGTTAACTTTATAATTTTTGCTGGAATTTTATGGTATTTGCTTGCTGATAAAATTAAAGCTTTTTTTGCAGATAGAAGTTTATCTGTTCAAGCTGAGCTTGATAAAGTACAAGATACTTTAAAAGCTTCACAAAGTAAGATCGATTCTGCTAATAAACAATTAGAAGAAGCAAAAGTACTTGCTGCAGAAATTGTAGAAAATGCAAAAACAGATGTTGATTCAATCAAGCAAAAAGTAGCAGCTACTGTTGATGCTGAAATTGCTCAACTAGAAAAAAACTTTGATGAAAAAATTAATATTGAAGTAAGAAAAGCAAAAAAAGAAGTTGTTGCTGAAGTTCTTGAAGAGCTATTTAATTCAGGCGATGTAGAATTAACTCAAGAAGAGTTATCAAATATTGTACTTAAAAAGGTAGCATAA
- the atpA gene encoding F0F1 ATP synthase subunit alpha, which translates to MGAKIQADEISSIIKERIENFELNVDVNETGKIISFADGIAQVYGLKNVMAGELVEFENGERGLASNLEESAVGVVVLGNGEGLTEGTSCKRLGKLLETPVGEVMVGRVVNSLGEPIDGKGAIESTEKRFVEEKAPGIMARKSVHEPLQTGIKAIDALVPIGRGQRELIIGDRQTGKSTVAIDTILNQKGEDVVCIYVAIGQKSSSVANVVRTLEEAGAMDYTIVVNAGASESSALQFLAPYTGVTIGEYFRDNGKHALIVYDDLSKHAVAYREMSLLLRRPPGREAFPGDVFYLHSRLLERAAKMSDELGAGSMTALPIIETQAGDVAAYIPTNVISITDGQIFLETNLFNSGIRPAINVGLSVSRVGGSAQIKATKQVAGTLKLSLAQYRELEAFAQFASDLDESTRKELELGQRMVEVLKQGVNKPLVIEKQIVIIYAGTKGYLNDVAVEDVVKFEDELHAFFEQKYSNILESIKSKQKIDDEIESALKSALNEFKTVFSAK; encoded by the coding sequence ATGGGTGCAAAGATTCAAGCTGATGAAATCAGTTCTATTATAAAAGAAAGAATCGAAAACTTTGAATTAAATGTAGATGTAAATGAAACTGGTAAAATCATCTCTTTTGCAGATGGTATTGCTCAAGTTTACGGGCTAAAAAATGTTATGGCTGGTGAGCTTGTAGAGTTTGAAAATGGGGAAAGAGGTTTAGCTTCTAACTTAGAAGAATCAGCAGTTGGTGTTGTTGTTCTTGGTAATGGAGAAGGTCTTACAGAAGGTACTTCTTGTAAAAGATTAGGTAAATTACTAGAAACACCAGTTGGTGAAGTTATGGTAGGAAGAGTTGTAAATTCTCTTGGTGAACCAATTGATGGGAAAGGTGCTATTGAATCAACAGAAAAAAGATTTGTTGAAGAAAAAGCTCCTGGAATTATGGCTAGAAAATCTGTACATGAACCATTACAAACTGGTATTAAAGCAATTGATGCACTTGTTCCAATTGGTAGAGGGCAAAGAGAACTTATTATTGGTGATAGACAAACTGGTAAATCAACAGTTGCAATTGATACAATTCTTAACCAAAAAGGTGAAGATGTTGTTTGTATTTATGTTGCTATTGGACAAAAATCATCTTCTGTAGCTAATGTTGTAAGAACTTTAGAAGAAGCTGGTGCTATGGATTATACAATTGTTGTTAATGCTGGTGCTTCTGAATCTTCAGCTTTACAATTTTTAGCTCCATATACAGGTGTTACTATTGGTGAATATTTTAGAGATAATGGAAAACATGCATTAATTGTTTATGATGATTTATCAAAACATGCAGTTGCATATAGAGAAATGTCTTTATTATTAAGAAGACCTCCAGGTAGAGAGGCATTCCCAGGGGATGTATTCTATCTACACTCAAGATTATTAGAAAGAGCTGCTAAAATGAGTGATGAATTAGGTGCTGGGTCAATGACTGCTTTACCTATTATTGAAACTCAAGCAGGTGATGTTGCTGCATATATTCCAACAAATGTTATTTCTATTACAGATGGACAAATCTTCTTAGAAACTAACCTTTTTAACTCTGGTATTAGACCTGCTATTAACGTTGGTTTATCAGTATCAAGAGTTGGTGGTTCTGCACAAATTAAAGCTACTAAGCAAGTTGCTGGTACATTAAAATTATCTCTTGCACAATATAGAGAACTTGAGGCATTTGCACAGTTTGCATCTGATCTTGATGAATCAACAAGAAAAGAGCTTGAGCTTGGTCAAAGAATGGTTGAAGTACTAAAACAAGGTGTTAATAAACCATTAGTTATTGAAAAACAAATTGTTATCATTTATGCTGGTACTAAAGGTTATTTAAATGATGTTGCTGTTGAAGATGTTGTTAAATTTGAAGATGAATTACATGCATTCTTTGAGCAAAAATATTCAAATATTTTAGAATCAATTAAATCAAAACAAAAGATTGATGACGAGATTGAGTCTGCATTAAAATCTGCATTAAATGAGTTTAAAACTGTATTCAGTGCAAAATAA
- the proB gene encoding glutamate 5-kinase: MIEDSEVLLEKKRIVIKVGTAVLTQNNELALERLSNLVDLISKLKNEKKYELILVSSGAVGAGNTKLQLDKTQIANRQALAAIGQPLLMKHYKKRFHDYDINCAQMLLIENDFDSRKRTKNAQKVMEILLSNNVIPIINENDVIANDELLFGDNDQLAAHVAYYFNADLLVILSDIDGYYDKNPREYEDAKMQKIVTNIEESQLQMVHTPNSEFATGGIVTKLKAANFLINRNIPMFMSSGFDLTNAYDFLLNDNHISGTLFKSE, from the coding sequence ATGATAGAAGATAGTGAAGTTTTACTTGAAAAAAAAAGAATTGTTATTAAAGTTGGAACAGCTGTTTTAACTCAAAATAATGAATTAGCTTTAGAAAGATTAAGTAATTTAGTTGACTTAATCTCAAAGCTTAAAAATGAAAAAAAATATGAACTTATATTAGTAAGTTCTGGTGCAGTTGGTGCTGGAAATACTAAGCTTCAATTAGACAAAACACAAATCGCAAATAGACAAGCACTAGCAGCTATTGGACAACCTTTATTAATGAAGCATTATAAAAAAAGATTTCATGATTATGATATAAATTGTGCTCAAATGCTTTTAATTGAAAACGATTTTGATTCAAGAAAAAGAACAAAAAATGCACAAAAAGTAATGGAAATTTTACTTTCAAATAATGTAATACCAATTATTAATGAAAATGATGTTATTGCAAATGATGAATTACTTTTTGGAGACAATGACCAACTTGCTGCGCATGTTGCTTATTATTTTAATGCTGATCTTTTAGTTATATTGTCAGATATTGATGGGTATTATGATAAGAACCCAAGAGAATATGAAGATGCAAAGATGCAAAAAATAGTTACAAATATAGAAGAGAGTCAACTTCAAATGGTTCATACTCCAAATTCAGAATTTGCAACAGGTGGTATTGTTACTAAACTAAAAGCCGCAAACTTTTTAATAAATAGAAATATACCTATGTTTATGTCTTCTGGATTTGATTTAACAAATGCTTATGATTTTTTATTAAATGATAATCATATTAGTGGAACATTATTTAAATCAGAATAG
- the obgE gene encoding GTPase ObgE, with protein sequence MFIDSVKFKISSGKGGQGCASFRREKFVVKGGPDGGDGGKGGDVYFKVDNNTDTLSWYKGKTVLKAENGKQGMGKKMTGKSAPTLTLTVPPGTQVIDADTKEVLLDLLEEGQEVKFLEGGKGGLGNVHFKNSRNQRPTYFQPGLPGETKEIRLELKLIADVGLVGYPNVGKSTLISTISNAEPEVANYEFTTLTPKLGVVEVGEYSSFVMADIPGIIDGASDGRGLGIEFLKHIERTKTLLFTIDVSNHRTIIEQFKILKEELKKFSVELSGRNYAIALTKVDAYYGEDLMKDINEFINELDLEVSNSNDFGFDKKYPYYIQDLTMNRYDKNKPYFVLPISSVTHLNTKPIGYALYEFLGKNK encoded by the coding sequence GTGTTTATAGATAGTGTAAAATTTAAAATTTCATCTGGAAAAGGTGGTCAAGGTTGTGCCTCTTTTAGAAGAGAGAAATTTGTTGTAAAAGGTGGTCCTGATGGGGGAGATGGAGGAAAAGGTGGAGATGTTTATTTTAAAGTAGATAATAACACAGATACTCTTTCTTGGTATAAAGGTAAAACTGTACTTAAAGCTGAAAATGGTAAGCAAGGTATGGGTAAAAAGATGACTGGAAAATCAGCACCGACACTTACACTTACAGTACCTCCTGGAACACAAGTAATTGATGCAGATACAAAAGAAGTATTATTAGATCTTTTAGAAGAGGGTCAAGAGGTTAAATTTTTAGAAGGTGGAAAAGGTGGACTTGGAAATGTTCACTTTAAAAACTCTAGAAATCAAAGACCAACTTACTTTCAACCAGGACTTCCAGGTGAAACAAAAGAGATAAGACTAGAGTTGAAATTAATTGCAGATGTTGGACTAGTTGGATATCCAAATGTAGGGAAATCTACATTGATCTCAACAATTTCTAATGCTGAACCTGAGGTTGCAAATTATGAGTTTACTACATTAACTCCAAAATTGGGAGTTGTTGAAGTAGGGGAATATAGTTCATTTGTTATGGCTGATATACCTGGAATTATAGATGGTGCAAGTGATGGAAGAGGTCTTGGAATTGAATTTTTAAAACATATTGAAAGAACAAAAACACTTCTTTTTACTATTGATGTATCAAATCATAGAACAATCATAGAACAATTTAAGATTTTAAAAGAAGAGCTTAAAAAGTTTTCAGTTGAATTAAGTGGAAGAAACTATGCAATTGCACTAACAAAAGTTGATGCATATTATGGTGAAGATTTAATGAAAGATATAAATGAGTTTATAAATGAGTTAGATTTAGAAGTTTCAAATTCGAATGATTTTGGATTTGATAAAAAATATCCTTATTATATTCAAGATTTAACTATGAATAGATATGATAAAAATAAACCATATTTTGTACTACCTATTTCTTCTGTAACACATCTAAATACAAAACCTATTGGTTATGCACTTTATGAATTCTTAGGTAAAAATAAATGA
- a CDS encoding ParA family protein, which yields MTEIISIANQKGGVGKTTTAVNLSAALALRGKKVLLIDADPQSNATTSLGFHRDTYEYNLYHVMLGTKELSEIVLDSEIENLKVAPSNIGLVGIEKEFYKDNKDRELILKRKIDPIKKDFDYIIIDSPPALGPITINTLSASNSVLIPIQCEFFALEGLAQLLNTIKLVKQTINRQLQIRGFLPTMYSSTNNLSKQVFADLAQHFESKLFKIDETSYVVIPRNIKLAESPSFGKPIMLYDASATGTKAYTNLARAIAG from the coding sequence ATGACAGAAATAATATCAATAGCAAATCAAAAAGGTGGTGTAGGTAAAACGACTACAGCCGTTAATTTAAGTGCAGCTTTAGCTTTAAGAGGTAAAAAAGTACTTTTAATTGATGCGGATCCACAATCTAACGCTACAACTAGTTTGGGTTTTCATAGAGATACTTATGAATATAATTTGTATCATGTAATGTTAGGAACTAAAGAATTAAGTGAAATAGTTTTAGATTCAGAAATTGAAAATCTAAAAGTAGCACCTTCAAATATTGGCTTAGTAGGAATTGAAAAAGAGTTTTATAAAGATAATAAAGATAGAGAGTTAATCTTGAAAAGAAAAATCGATCCAATTAAAAAAGATTTTGATTATATAATTATAGATTCACCTCCTGCTCTTGGACCAATTACAATAAATACTTTAAGTGCTTCAAATTCAGTACTTATTCCAATCCAATGTGAATTTTTTGCACTTGAGGGTTTAGCACAATTACTTAATACTATTAAACTTGTTAAGCAAACAATTAATAGACAATTACAAATAAGAGGTTTTTTACCTACAATGTATAGTTCTACAAATAATCTTTCAAAACAAGTATTTGCAGATTTAGCACAACATTTTGAAAGTAAACTTTTTAAGATAGATGAAACATCTTATGTTGTTATTCCAAGAAATATTAAACTTGCAGAAAGTCCAAGTTTTGGAAAACCAATTATGCTTTATGATGCAAGCGCAACAGGTACTAAAGCATATACAAATTTAGCAAGAGCAATAGCAGGATAG
- a CDS encoding F0F1 ATP synthase subunit B', with protein MLDISPVLLLSSGIIFLLVVARLNSCLFKPLLKHMDDRADSIKRDLENAKSNSANVDGMLAEANDVIAAAKKEAASIREKAYNEAKESADAKLANAKVNLEEKSDEFAKSMQNDTKALKDSLIASMPQFNESLKAKLSSI; from the coding sequence ATGTTAGACATAAGTCCTGTATTGTTGCTTAGCTCTGGTATCATCTTTTTGTTAGTTGTTGCCAGACTAAACAGTTGTCTATTCAAGCCTCTACTAAAGCATATGGATGATAGAGCAGATTCTATTAAAAGAGATTTAGAGAATGCGAAATCAAATAGTGCAAATGTAGATGGCATGCTGGCTGAAGCAAATGATGTAATTGCTGCTGCAAAAAAAGAAGCAGCTTCAATAAGAGAAAAAGCTTACAATGAAGCAAAAGAGAGTGCTGATGCGAAACTTGCAAATGCAAAAGTTAATTTAGAAGAGAAATCTGATGAATTTGCTAAGAGCATGCAAAATGATACAAAAGCATTAAAAGATTCATTAATAGCTTCTATGCCTCAATTTAATGAGAGCTTAAAAGCTAAGCTTAGCTCGATATAA
- a CDS encoding ParB/RepB/Spo0J family partition protein produces the protein MALGRGLGELLGEVEIAYENGNSKDTLEKIGTIVDIETELIKSNPNQPRKIFDEDKLKELSDSIIEHGLLQPIVVIQNSDTSFTLISGERRLRAHKLAKIDKIKSIVLDIDEFKLRELALIENIQRDDLNIIELAYSYAQLINDHNITHDELSKKVFKSRTSITNTLRLLQLSSYVQQLLANSKISAGHAKIMLGLDEHQQKLVADSVVGQKLSVRETEKLVKQIKEPSTKKVQSNKKNKNYDFKPLNNVLKTLKENDLKVKAEKDYFKIEITSQEDIEKISNYFRNTL, from the coding sequence ATGGCATTAGGAAGAGGACTTGGAGAATTACTTGGTGAAGTAGAAATTGCTTATGAAAATGGCAATAGTAAAGATACATTAGAAAAAATTGGTACAATTGTTGATATTGAAACTGAACTAATTAAATCTAATCCAAATCAACCAAGAAAAATTTTTGATGAAGATAAATTAAAAGAGTTAAGCGACTCAATAATTGAACATGGACTATTGCAACCAATTGTTGTAATACAAAATAGCGATACTAGTTTTACTTTGATTTCAGGTGAGAGAAGATTAAGAGCTCATAAACTTGCAAAAATTGATAAAATTAAATCAATTGTTCTTGATATTGATGAGTTTAAATTAAGAGAATTAGCTTTAATTGAAAATATTCAAAGAGATGATTTAAATATTATTGAACTTGCTTATTCATATGCACAATTAATAAATGATCATAATATTACACATGATGAATTATCAAAAAAAGTGTTCAAAAGTAGAACATCAATTACAAATACTTTAAGACTTTTACAACTTAGCTCTTATGTACAACAATTGTTAGCAAATAGTAAAATTAGTGCGGGTCATGCAAAGATAATGCTTGGTTTAGATGAACATCAGCAAAAACTTGTAGCTGATTCTGTTGTTGGACAAAAATTGTCAGTTAGAGAAACAGAAAAATTAGTAAAACAAATAAAAGAACCTAGTACAAAAAAAGTACAAAGTAATAAAAAAAATAAAAACTATGATTTTAAACCTTTAAATAATGTTTTAAAAACTTTGAAAGAAAATGACTTAAAAGTTAAAGCTGAAAAAGATTATTTTAAGATTGAAATAACTTCTCAAGAAGATATAGAAAAGATTTCTAATTATTTTCGTAACACTTTATAA
- a CDS encoding GAF domain-containing sensor histidine kinase: MDKELKHFYDLSIFTIEDLDVLLHEILKHTRELVSCEAGSIYMKEKDYLAFHVFQNDALTYENIFKQYCNIKDLQLPLHDSRKYLAVESLELNKIIIIDNAYKTTGYELLGVKEFDEIFDYKTYSIITVPLIHPREKTKLGVIQLLNKKIDNKIGVFTKKDKDIVSMISSFISLSIAKAQNDVQRLKRLNNQLEVANKKLESRVEKEVKENEKMSAIIFHQSKMASMGEMIGNIAHQWRQPLSSISTIASGMSLNIEMKNFEKHQAITQLKQIVDTTKYLSQTIDDFRSFYKVDRAKEDFNLSDAVNKSVSLSIATMSSSYIKFVLNLDEKLTTYGLRNEFTQSLLNLLTNAKDALVENINVEEKRYIFIDLYKKDNNNILQIKDNAKGIPTNLLDKIFLQHFTTKSQNGGTGIGLFMVKEIIEKHMNATISVSNEEFIFNDKNYKGACFTITF, from the coding sequence ATGGATAAAGAATTAAAGCATTTTTATGATTTGAGTATTTTTACAATTGAAGATTTAGATGTATTATTACATGAAATTTTAAAACACACAAGAGAGCTTGTCTCTTGTGAAGCAGGAAGTATATATATGAAAGAAAAAGACTACTTAGCCTTTCATGTATTTCAAAATGATGCTTTAACTTATGAAAATATTTTTAAACAATACTGCAATATAAAAGATTTACAATTACCTTTACATGATTCAAGAAAATATTTAGCTGTTGAATCTTTAGAATTAAATAAAATTATAATAATTGATAATGCATATAAAACAACAGGTTATGAACTTTTAGGAGTAAAAGAGTTTGATGAAATATTTGATTATAAAACTTACTCAATTATTACAGTTCCTTTAATTCATCCAAGAGAAAAAACAAAACTAGGTGTTATTCAACTTTTAAATAAAAAAATAGATAATAAAATTGGTGTTTTTACTAAAAAAGATAAAGATATTGTTTCAATGATTAGCTCTTTTATCTCACTTTCAATTGCTAAAGCACAAAATGATGTACAAAGATTAAAAAGATTAAATAATCAATTAGAAGTTGCGAATAAAAAACTTGAATCAAGAGTGGAAAAAGAAGTTAAAGAAAACGAAAAAATGAGCGCTATCATTTTTCATCAGTCAAAAATGGCTAGTATGGGAGAGATGATAGGTAATATTGCCCATCAATGGAGACAACCTTTAAGTAGCATTAGTACAATTGCTAGTGGAATGTCTTTAAATATTGAGATGAAAAATTTTGAAAAACACCAAGCTATAACACAACTTAAACAAATTGTTGATACAACAAAATACTTATCTCAAACAATAGATGATTTTAGAAGTTTTTATAAAGTTGATAGAGCAAAAGAAGATTTCAATCTTTCAGATGCAGTGAATAAAAGTGTATCTTTGTCTATTGCAACAATGAGTAGTTCTTATATAAAATTTGTTTTAAATCTTGATGAAAAATTAACTACATATGGCTTGAGAAATGAGTTTACTCAATCTCTTTTAAATTTACTTACAAATGCTAAAGATGCACTTGTTGAGAATATAAATGTTGAAGAAAAAAGGTATATATTTATTGATTTATATAAAAAAGATAACAATAATATTCTTCAAATCAAAGATAATGCAAAGGGTATTCCAACTAATCTTTTAGATAAAATATTTTTGCAGCATTTTACTACTAAATCTCAAAATGGTGGAACAGGAATAGGACTTTTTATGGTAAAAGAGATAATTGAAAAGCATATGAATGCCACAATAAGTGTTTCAAATGAAGAGTTTATTTTTAATGATAAAAATTATAAAGGTGCTTGTTTTACTATTACTTTTTAG